A genomic segment from Bradyrhizobium sp. ISRA430 encodes:
- a CDS encoding DegQ family serine endoprotease, with protein MFRPICIAVITGLCIALSGSLDPASAQDRRVPSSMAELRLSYAPIVQRVQPAVVNVYAAKVVQNRNPLLDDPIFRRFFGVPGQQPEQMQRSLGSGVIVDASGLVVTNVHVIEGADQVKVSLSDKREFEADIVLKDSRSDLAVLRIKDAKEKFPTLDFTNSDELMVGDVVLAIGNPFGVGQTVTHGIISALARTQVGITDYQFFIQTDAAINPGNSGGALVDMNGRLAGINTAIYSRSGGSQGIGFAIPANMVRVVVASAKSGGKAVKRPWLGARLQAVTPDIADSLGLRSPTGALVASVVPNGPAAKAGLKSSDLIVAIDGQSVDDPNAFDYRFATRPLGGTAQVDVQRNGKPLKLTVALETAPDAGRNELVITARSPFQGAKVSTITPAVADELHLDADTEGVVVTDIGGDTAAANVGFQKGDIILAVNNQKISKTGDLEKAAGERQRIWRITLVRGGQQINVTLGG; from the coding sequence ATGTTTCGACCGATCTGTATCGCTGTCATCACGGGATTGTGCATCGCCCTTTCGGGCAGCCTTGATCCGGCCTCCGCGCAGGACCGCCGGGTGCCGTCCTCGATGGCGGAGCTGCGACTGTCCTATGCCCCGATCGTGCAGCGGGTACAGCCGGCGGTCGTCAACGTCTATGCGGCCAAGGTGGTGCAGAACCGCAACCCGCTGCTGGATGATCCGATCTTCCGCCGCTTCTTCGGCGTGCCGGGCCAGCAGCCCGAGCAGATGCAACGCTCGCTCGGCTCCGGCGTCATCGTCGACGCATCCGGCCTCGTCGTCACCAACGTCCACGTCATCGAGGGCGCCGACCAGGTGAAGGTGTCGCTGTCAGACAAGCGCGAATTCGAGGCCGATATCGTGCTGAAGGATTCCCGCAGCGATCTCGCCGTGCTGCGCATCAAGGACGCGAAGGAGAAATTCCCCACGCTCGACTTCACCAATTCGGATGAATTGATGGTCGGCGACGTCGTGCTCGCGATCGGCAATCCCTTCGGCGTCGGCCAGACCGTGACCCACGGCATCATTTCGGCGCTGGCGCGCACGCAGGTCGGCATCACCGACTACCAGTTCTTCATCCAGACCGACGCGGCGATCAATCCAGGCAATTCCGGCGGCGCGCTGGTCGACATGAACGGTAGGCTCGCCGGCATCAACACTGCGATCTATTCGCGCTCCGGCGGCTCGCAAGGTATCGGCTTTGCCATTCCCGCCAACATGGTGCGCGTCGTCGTCGCCTCCGCCAAGAGCGGGGGCAAGGCGGTGAAGCGGCCGTGGCTCGGCGCGCGGCTGCAGGCGGTGACGCCCGACATCGCCGACAGCCTCGGCCTGCGCTCGCCGACCGGAGCGCTGGTCGCAAGCGTTGTTCCGAACGGTCCCGCCGCAAAGGCAGGGCTGAAATCCTCCGATCTGATCGTCGCGATTGATGGTCAGAGCGTGGATGATCCCAACGCATTCGACTACCGGTTCGCTACGCGTCCGCTCGGTGGCACGGCACAGGTCGACGTGCAGCGCAACGGCAAGCCGCTCAAGCTCACGGTGGCGCTGGAGACGGCGCCCGACGCCGGCCGCAACGAGCTCGTCATCACCGCGCGGTCACCGTTCCAGGGCGCTAAGGTCTCGACCATCACGCCGGCTGTGGCCGATGAGCTACATCTGGACGCCGACACCGAAGGTGTCGTCGTCACCGATATCGGCGGCGATACCGCGGCCGCGAATGTCGGCTTCCAGAAGGGCGACATCATTCTGGCGGTGAACAACCAGAAGATCAGCAAGACCGGCGACCTGGAGAAGGCGGCCGGCGAACGCCAGCGGATCTGGCGCATCACGCTGGTGCGCGGCGGCCAGCAGATCAACGTCACGCTGGGCGGATGA
- a CDS encoding replication-associated recombination protein A: MSPKRPETPTLFAAAGLDQEAPRPLPDRLRPRALSEVVGQDHILGPDGALTRMLETRTLGSLVFWGPPGTGKTTVARLLADATDLHFEQISAVFSGVADLKKAFDAARARREMGKGTLLFVDEVHRFNRAQQDSFLPVMEDGTVVMVGATTENPSFELNAALLSRARVLVFHSLDAAAIEKLFAHAEAIEGRKLPLDAEARAALARMADGDGRAALTLVEEVWRSARAGESFNAAQLQDILQRRAPIYDKSADGHYNLISALHKSVRGSDPDAALYYLARMLDAGEDPLFLARRVVRMAVEDIGLADPQALVIANAAKDAFDFLGHPEGELAIAQAVVYLATAPKSNAVYTAFGAAVQTAKQAGSLLPPKHILNSPTKLMKSEGYGTGYEYDHDAPDAFSGQDYFPEALGRQTFYDPPERGFEREIRKRLEYWAKLRKERGGSR, encoded by the coding sequence ATGAGTCCGAAACGACCAGAGACGCCAACTCTCTTTGCCGCGGCGGGGCTCGATCAGGAAGCTCCTCGTCCGCTGCCGGACCGACTGCGTCCGCGCGCGCTGTCGGAGGTCGTCGGCCAGGACCACATTCTCGGGCCCGACGGCGCGCTGACGCGCATGCTGGAGACGCGCACGCTCGGCTCTCTGGTGTTCTGGGGCCCGCCCGGCACCGGCAAGACCACGGTGGCGCGGCTGCTTGCCGACGCGACCGACCTGCACTTCGAGCAGATTTCCGCGGTGTTCTCCGGCGTCGCCGACCTGAAGAAGGCGTTCGACGCCGCACGTGCCCGGCGCGAGATGGGCAAGGGCACGCTGCTGTTCGTCGACGAGGTGCACCGCTTCAACCGCGCGCAGCAGGACTCTTTCCTGCCCGTGATGGAAGACGGCACTGTGGTGATGGTTGGCGCCACCACCGAGAATCCGTCCTTCGAGCTCAACGCCGCGTTGCTCTCCCGCGCGCGCGTGCTGGTGTTTCATTCGCTTGACGCCGCCGCGATCGAAAAGCTGTTCGCGCATGCGGAAGCGATCGAGGGCAGAAAGCTGCCGCTGGATGCGGAGGCGCGTGCCGCACTGGCGCGCATGGCCGATGGCGACGGCCGGGCCGCGCTGACGCTGGTTGAAGAAGTCTGGCGTTCGGCGCGGGCAGGCGAGAGCTTCAATGCCGCGCAGTTGCAGGACATCCTGCAGCGCCGCGCCCCGATCTACGACAAGTCGGCCGACGGCCACTACAACCTGATCTCGGCGCTGCATAAATCGGTGCGCGGCTCCGATCCCGATGCCGCGCTCTATTACCTCGCCCGCATGCTCGATGCCGGCGAGGATCCGCTGTTCCTGGCGCGCCGTGTCGTGCGCATGGCGGTCGAGGACATCGGGCTTGCCGATCCGCAGGCGCTCGTCATCGCCAACGCGGCGAAGGACGCCTTCGATTTCCTCGGTCATCCCGAAGGCGAGCTCGCGATCGCGCAGGCGGTCGTCTATCTCGCCACCGCGCCGAAATCGAATGCCGTCTACACCGCCTTCGGCGCCGCCGTGCAGACCGCAAAGCAGGCCGGCTCGCTGCTGCCGCCAAAGCACATCCTCAACTCGCCGACCAAGCTGATGAAGTCGGAGGGCTACGGCACCGGCTATGAATACGACCACGACGCGCCTGACGCCTTCTCCGGCCAGGATTACTTCCCCGAGGCATTGGGACGCCAGACCTTCTACGACCCGCCGGAACGCGGCTTCGAGCGCGAGATCCGGAAACGGCTGGAATACTGGGCCAAACTGCGCAAGGAGCGGGGCGGCTCGCGCTGA